In methanogenic archaeon ISO4-H5, the following are encoded in one genomic region:
- a CDS encoding DNA-directed RNA polymerase subunit N RpoN, translated as MIIPVRCFTCGKVVGSAYPEYEKRVKMGEDPKKILDDMGFERYCCRRMIVAHADLIGEISQLG; from the coding sequence ATGATAATACCGGTGAGATGCTTTACCTGCGGAAAAGTGGTCGGCTCTGCCTACCCTGAGTACGAGAAGCGCGTCAAGATGGGCGAGGACCCCAAGAAGATCCTCGACGATATGGGTTTCGAGAGATACTGCTGCCGCAGGATGATCGTGGCCCATGCCGATCTCATCGGCGAGATATCCCAGCTTGGATGA
- a CDS encoding ribosomal protein L18e Rpl18e, translating to MSNKCFKTNPQLVALIADLKAKTREDPKAAIWRDIALRLEAPSRVWAEANLSKIDKYAAEGETVIVPGKVLAAGDISKKVNVAAYSFSAKAAAAIVAAGGKTMTIRELMDENPTGSKVRIMG from the coding sequence ATGAGCAACAAATGCTTCAAGACTAACCCCCAGCTTGTTGCCTTGATCGCAGATCTTAAGGCCAAGACCAGGGAAGATCCGAAGGCTGCTATCTGGCGAGACATCGCGCTCAGGCTCGAGGCACCCAGCAGGGTGTGGGCCGAGGCGAACCTCAGCAAGATCGACAAATACGCCGCAGAGGGAGAGACCGTTATCGTTCCCGGTAAGGTCCTCGCCGCCGGCGATATCAGCAAGAAAGTGAACGTAGCCGCCTACAGCTTCAGTGCCAAGGCAGCTGCAGCAATCGTCGCCGCTGGCGGAAAGACCATGACTATCAGAGAGCTCATGGACGAGAACCCCACCGGCTCCAAAGTAAGGATTATGGGATGA
- a CDS encoding transmembrane protein, producing MNAGKLVAQIAVVAIVVYFTYTAVAAAVPTDVHNMNDLFSVTDDFAVNTESIDDGMNMKITVSGAVATKLPQNLEGVYIDVFIGEKNMRTEIAHADIGAIKAKDTTVINTTSIIPTYALLAYAVNGTDAEGNITVPLVLSFGFKYMEWYGVYLVDLGMNIKQTMTVATGVGMPEKGAGDGDRSAKVKVVMDGSANELIDGVTEKLTESGMTDFTLDANGASISVKITDEGGGKTGLTINAAGAGDKSAVALLTEAVGEDGLTLKHGEDSFTITKENADAFIALITTLYTTAGVDP from the coding sequence GTGAACGCAGGTAAATTGGTTGCTCAAATTGCCGTCGTCGCGATCGTTGTGTACTTCACCTACACCGCAGTGGCCGCTGCAGTGCCTACCGATGTGCACAACATGAATGATCTATTCAGTGTCACTGATGATTTTGCAGTGAACACCGAATCCATCGACGACGGAATGAACATGAAAATAACCGTGAGCGGAGCTGTCGCCACGAAACTCCCCCAAAACCTCGAAGGAGTCTACATCGACGTCTTCATCGGGGAGAAGAACATGCGGACAGAGATCGCCCACGCCGATATAGGTGCGATAAAGGCCAAAGATACGACGGTGATCAATACCACGTCGATCATACCGACCTATGCCCTCCTGGCCTATGCCGTCAACGGCACAGACGCGGAAGGAAACATCACCGTTCCCCTTGTTCTTTCATTCGGTTTCAAGTACATGGAATGGTACGGAGTGTATCTTGTCGACCTCGGAATGAACATCAAACAGACCATGACCGTGGCCACGGGTGTCGGTATGCCTGAGAAGGGTGCCGGAGATGGAGACCGTTCCGCAAAGGTGAAGGTCGTCATGGACGGTTCCGCGAATGAACTCATCGACGGAGTCACCGAGAAGCTTACCGAATCCGGAATGACTGATTTCACCCTCGATGCCAACGGAGCATCCATCAGTGTGAAAATCACCGATGAGGGCGGAGGAAAGACCGGTCTGACCATCAATGCAGCCGGTGCCGGAGACAAGTCCGCTGTCGCCCTGCTGACAGAAGCGGTCGGAGAGGACGGGCTCACCCTCAAACACGGAGAGGACTCGTTCACCATCACCAAGGAAAACGCCGATGCCTTCATCGCACTCATAACCACGCTCTACACCACTGCGGGGGTAGACCCATGA
- a CDS encoding RdgB/HAM1 family non-canonical purine NTP pyrophosphatase, with protein MKLNVVTHNPGKVKEYQAEFSDFGVEMVHVNREYDEVQTAYLEEVVDKGMKELYRDGLRDFMIDDSGLFVNALKGFPGVYSAYGQKTVGNKGILKLMEGVEDRTAVFKCCIGCMIGEERIIVTGTCPGYILFEEKGDGGFGYDPIFTPDGDRSFAEIPVEEKNAISHRGNATKLLIDELKARKLI; from the coding sequence ATGAAGCTCAACGTCGTCACCCACAATCCCGGAAAGGTCAAGGAATACCAGGCAGAGTTCTCCGACTTCGGCGTGGAGATGGTCCACGTGAACAGGGAATATGACGAGGTCCAGACCGCCTACCTCGAAGAGGTCGTCGACAAGGGTATGAAGGAACTCTACAGGGATGGTCTCAGGGATTTCATGATCGACGACTCGGGACTCTTCGTCAACGCCCTGAAAGGCTTCCCCGGAGTCTATTCCGCCTACGGTCAGAAAACCGTCGGGAACAAGGGTATCCTGAAGCTCATGGAAGGGGTGGAAGACCGTACCGCCGTCTTCAAATGCTGCATCGGCTGCATGATCGGAGAGGAAAGAATCATCGTTACTGGCACATGCCCCGGATACATCCTCTTCGAGGAGAAAGGAGACGGAGGATTCGGATACGATCCCATCTTCACCCCCGACGGCGACAGGTCCTTCGCGGAGATCCCCGTGGAGGAGAAGAACGCCATCTCCCACCGCGGCAACGCCACCAAACTGCTCATCGACGAGCTCAAAGCCAGAAAGCTCATCTGA
- a CDS encoding Kae1-associated kinase Bud32, whose protein sequence is MDGAAIAKGAEGSVYLSTYLGRDAVTKVRTPKGYRVPELDRRIRTQRIRSEARLIREARAAGIRTPIIYDIDTVECSITMERVKGVTVKKYLDEHPEEAERICRLIGTNIARLHNSKICHGDLTTSNMILTPAGELCIIDFSMGASLIGVEDMGVDLRLLERGFTSAHPDIKDAYEYITEAYCQEKTGAQEVLDKVQEIKDRGRYT, encoded by the coding sequence ATGGACGGCGCCGCGATAGCCAAAGGAGCGGAGGGAAGCGTTTACCTCTCCACGTATCTGGGCAGAGATGCCGTCACCAAAGTGCGCACCCCCAAAGGGTACCGCGTCCCCGAATTGGATAGGAGGATCCGTACCCAACGCATCCGCTCAGAAGCAAGGCTCATCCGCGAGGCCCGTGCCGCAGGCATACGCACGCCGATCATCTACGATATCGACACGGTGGAGTGCAGTATCACCATGGAACGCGTGAAAGGAGTCACCGTCAAGAAGTACCTCGACGAACATCCTGAAGAGGCAGAAAGGATCTGCAGACTCATCGGAACCAACATAGCCAGACTCCACAATTCGAAGATCTGTCACGGTGATCTGACCACTTCGAACATGATACTTACCCCCGCAGGCGAACTGTGCATCATCGACTTCTCCATGGGTGCCTCGCTCATCGGCGTGGAGGATATGGGCGTAGACCTGCGCCTGCTCGAGAGGGGTTTCACTTCGGCGCATCCTGACATCAAGGACGCTTACGAATATATCACCGAGGCGTACTGTCAGGAGAAGACCGGTGCGCAGGAAGTCCTGGATAAGGTCCAGGAGATCAAAGACAGAGGAAGATACACATGA
- a CDS encoding DNA repair and recombination protein RadB codes for MNRIPLGCKYVDALLGGGIEAGSVTLFYGEAGCGKSNICMQMARNIIQSGKKVAYVDTEGLSYERIMQIFKDESLVKDLLIFQVHSFTEQSNRVDQIAKIAKTGVLGLIVVDSMTMFYRLNYDNMEMRNDFIRQTEVLLNLARDYEVPILITSQVYTNITTGAIEFLGGHAMHHNAKTIIRLDMRGNGLRNAVIIKHRSLPEGRSAMFRITADGVGDP; via the coding sequence GTGAACCGTATCCCGCTCGGCTGCAAATACGTTGATGCCCTCCTCGGAGGAGGGATCGAAGCAGGCAGCGTCACGCTTTTCTACGGAGAGGCGGGGTGTGGGAAGTCCAACATCTGCATGCAGATGGCCCGCAACATCATCCAGAGCGGGAAGAAGGTGGCCTATGTGGACACCGAGGGTCTGTCCTACGAGCGTATCATGCAGATCTTCAAGGATGAGTCCCTGGTCAAGGATCTTCTGATCTTCCAGGTGCACAGTTTCACAGAGCAGTCCAACCGTGTCGACCAGATTGCGAAGATTGCTAAGACCGGAGTTCTGGGTCTTATCGTCGTGGACTCGATGACGATGTTCTACCGTCTCAATTACGACAACATGGAGATGAGGAACGACTTCATCAGGCAGACCGAGGTGCTTCTCAATCTGGCCCGCGATTACGAGGTCCCTATTCTCATCACCTCGCAGGTGTACACCAATATCACCACAGGCGCCATAGAATTCCTGGGCGGACATGCCATGCATCATAATGCCAAGACCATCATCCGTCTCGACATGCGCGGCAACGGTCTCCGCAACGCCGTGATAATAAAACACCGCAGCCTCCCCGAGGGAAGGTCTGCGATGTTCCGGATCACCGCCGACGGGGTCGGTGACCCGTAA
- a CDS encoding nitroreductase family protein → MDFEQLSKERQSCRSYDADRPVEDEKIDKLVAAAKIAPSAMNAQPYDIWVVRSPAKVQAIKDAKSSFNGFTDNVNTFIVFTDAPYTNPKLEGLAEDMQIDYRTQDIGESIAYLTLQAKDLGLDTCILGGFRIDQVKKALGTDAHIQIIVAVGYATEGYKVRNKVRKADSENVHFI, encoded by the coding sequence ATGGATTTCGAACAGCTGAGCAAAGAGAGGCAGAGCTGCCGCTCCTACGACGCCGACAGGCCCGTGGAGGACGAGAAGATCGACAAACTGGTGGCTGCTGCCAAGATTGCACCGTCTGCCATGAATGCCCAGCCTTACGACATATGGGTGGTACGTTCTCCCGCCAAGGTACAGGCGATAAAGGACGCCAAATCGAGTTTCAACGGTTTCACGGACAACGTGAACACTTTCATCGTATTCACCGATGCACCCTACACCAATCCCAAACTGGAAGGTCTCGCCGAGGATATGCAGATCGATTACCGTACGCAGGATATCGGGGAATCCATTGCCTATCTTACACTTCAAGCGAAGGATCTGGGTCTAGATACCTGCATCCTCGGGGGATTCAGGATCGACCAGGTCAAGAAAGCTCTCGGAACGGATGCCCACATCCAGATAATCGTCGCGGTGGGTTACGCTACCGAAGGATACAAAGTCCGTAATAAAGTCCGCAAAGCAGATTCAGAGAATGTGCACTTCATCTGA
- a CDS encoding dihydropteroate synthase FolP has translation MRASELLRHGASRPVLMGILNVTPDSFSDGGRWNEPDSARRHCFDMIEQGAGIIDIGGESTRPGAEPVPEDTEMQRVITALEAVSDCTVPISVDTMKASVARAAVEHGASIINDVSGLADPAMAATAAELNVPLVLMSSYGTPATFKTQFIPGDPVMYACDMLADLIRKAMDAGVKEHNIILDPGVGFGTTPEQAMEMIIHTSEFSFGKYPVLIGPSRKRFLAKTYPQLDADSATAEVCVLAAEHGADILRVHDVSATASRFSV, from the coding sequence ATGCGTGCATCGGAACTGCTCAGGCACGGGGCCTCCCGCCCCGTGCTGATGGGCATCCTCAACGTCACCCCCGACTCCTTTTCCGACGGGGGGAGATGGAATGAACCGGACAGTGCCAGACGTCATTGTTTCGATATGATCGAACAGGGTGCGGGCATCATCGACATCGGCGGGGAATCCACCCGTCCTGGCGCCGAACCGGTCCCCGAGGACACCGAGATGCAGCGCGTGATAACCGCCCTCGAAGCGGTCTCTGACTGTACAGTGCCGATCTCCGTGGACACCATGAAGGCCTCCGTCGCACGGGCTGCCGTTGAGCACGGGGCATCGATAATCAACGACGTCAGCGGTCTTGCCGACCCGGCTATGGCGGCAACCGCTGCGGAACTGAACGTTCCCCTCGTTCTGATGAGCAGTTACGGAACCCCTGCCACCTTCAAGACCCAGTTCATCCCTGGAGATCCTGTAATGTATGCCTGCGATATGCTCGCTGATCTCATCAGGAAGGCAATGGACGCAGGCGTGAAGGAGCACAACATAATCCTCGATCCCGGAGTGGGATTCGGGACCACACCCGAACAGGCGATGGAGATGATCATCCATACCTCCGAGTTCTCCTTCGGGAAGTATCCCGTTCTGATAGGACCTTCCAGGAAACGTTTTCTTGCAAAAACATATCCGCAGTTAGATGCGGATTCCGCCACGGCGGAAGTGTGTGTGCTGGCGGCGGAACACGGCGCAGATATTCTGCGCGTCCACGACGTGTCCGCCACCGCCAGCAGGTTTAGTGTTTGA
- a CDS encoding 6-phospho 3-hexuloisomerase hxlB codes for MDGITYLTEACKKALGGISEKERTDLTARILSAKSIFIFGVGRSGLVGQTFAIRLVQLGLQVSFVGEMTTPIIKKDDLLILISNTGNTMSVVTTAKIARRIGSHVISVTSDANSNLAKNSDSVILVKPDENKEMGEMAPLGTVFEDATLLFFDTLVPGLMKRLDLSEKDMRNNHAIWV; via the coding sequence TTGGACGGCATCACCTACCTGACCGAGGCCTGCAAGAAAGCCCTCGGAGGAATCTCCGAGAAAGAACGCACCGACCTGACGGCCCGCATACTGTCGGCTAAGAGCATTTTCATCTTCGGGGTCGGACGTTCCGGACTGGTAGGACAGACCTTCGCCATCCGTTTGGTACAGCTGGGTCTTCAGGTCTCCTTCGTCGGAGAGATGACCACGCCTATCATCAAGAAGGACGATCTTCTCATCCTGATCTCCAACACCGGCAACACCATGTCGGTGGTCACCACCGCCAAGATCGCCAGGCGCATAGGCTCCCATGTGATCTCCGTCACATCGGATGCGAACAGCAATCTCGCCAAAAACTCCGACAGCGTCATCCTCGTGAAACCTGATGAGAACAAGGAGATGGGGGAGATGGCCCCTCTCGGTACTGTCTTCGAGGATGCCACCTTACTTTTCTTCGATACCCTTGTGCCCGGACTCATGAAACGTCTGGACCTTTCCGAGAAGGATATGCGTAACAACCACGCTATCTGGGTCTGA
- a CDS encoding transmembrane protein produces the protein MMVLSAIWDRLDRDLVIQEAMYGCIMALTLMLTAYIGIIQYSDRMHLIYAILGMDVIWAIIDMYIFYRGDLMSRRRSIQLYWDIQNCSDREAKKKALDPEFYGTVFQVISSEDQDKMKDVFLDAKFAGNENFQKTNRHYLFNAATTFVFAAVPAIPPVLCLQFIDKFSVAILNASVISCVLIFFVGYFMAPGDSLKSRLATGLTTAGISLFFTVICAYFGG, from the coding sequence ATGATGGTTTTGTCGGCAATCTGGGACAGACTCGACAGGGATCTTGTCATCCAAGAGGCGATGTACGGGTGCATAATGGCACTCACGCTCATGCTCACCGCCTACATTGGGATAATCCAGTATTCCGACCGTATGCACCTTATCTATGCAATTCTCGGTATGGATGTGATATGGGCAATCATCGACATGTACATTTTCTACAGAGGAGACCTCATGTCGAGGAGGCGTTCCATCCAACTTTATTGGGACATTCAGAACTGTTCCGACCGCGAGGCCAAGAAGAAAGCCCTCGATCCAGAGTTCTACGGTACGGTTTTCCAGGTCATCAGCAGCGAAGATCAGGATAAGATGAAAGATGTGTTCCTGGATGCCAAATTCGCAGGAAACGAGAACTTCCAAAAGACCAACAGACATTATCTATTCAATGCGGCGACGACCTTCGTGTTCGCAGCCGTACCTGCAATCCCTCCGGTGTTGTGTCTCCAGTTCATCGACAAATTCTCTGTAGCGATCCTGAACGCGAGCGTCATATCCTGTGTGCTCATATTCTTCGTCGGATACTTCATGGCACCTGGAGACAGTCTGAAATCCCGTCTGGCGACCGGTTTAACGACCGCAGGAATCAGTCTGTTCTTCACGGTCATCTGCGCATACTTCGGCGGATGA
- a CDS encoding ribosomal protein L13P Rpl13p — translation MISMVTVIDGKGLIYGRLASEVATMILDGQEVVVLNAEQIIVTGERSEVLADFKHKVDVGEVTKRKGPFYPRRADLLFKRCVKGMIPRYTTTGREAYRQLHVFVGAPKQFETAEKVKVEAACKVPNCKFITLGEISEFLGSKVR, via the coding sequence ATGATTTCTATGGTTACCGTTATCGATGGAAAAGGACTCATCTACGGAAGGCTCGCAAGCGAGGTCGCCACCATGATCCTTGACGGACAGGAAGTCGTCGTCCTCAACGCCGAGCAGATTATCGTCACCGGTGAGAGGAGCGAAGTTCTGGCCGACTTCAAGCACAAGGTCGACGTCGGAGAAGTCACCAAGAGGAAAGGACCGTTCTACCCCCGCAGGGCAGACCTCCTGTTCAAGAGGTGCGTCAAGGGAATGATTCCCCGCTACACCACCACCGGAAGGGAAGCCTACAGGCAGCTCCACGTCTTCGTCGGAGCACCCAAGCAGTTCGAGACCGCCGAGAAGGTCAAGGTCGAGGCAGCTTGCAAGGTCCCCAACTGCAAATTCATAACCCTGGGCGAGATCTCCGAGTTCCTGGGTTCCAAAGTCAGGTGA
- a CDS encoding ribosomal protein S9P Rps9p → MDAVNTSGKRKTAIARAVVKEGTGKVTVNKIPLAIYTPELARLKIEEPLQLVPEKASKVDISVTVQGGGVMGQAAAVRTAVARGLVDYYKDEELEALFRAYDRTLIINDDRRKLPKKPMGPGARAKKQKSYR, encoded by the coding sequence ATGGATGCAGTCAACACTAGTGGAAAAAGGAAGACCGCAATCGCCAGGGCCGTCGTGAAAGAGGGTACTGGAAAGGTCACCGTCAACAAGATCCCCCTCGCAATCTACACCCCCGAGCTCGCAAGGCTCAAGATCGAGGAGCCCCTCCAGCTCGTTCCTGAGAAGGCTTCCAAGGTCGACATCTCCGTCACCGTTCAGGGCGGAGGAGTCATGGGACAGGCAGCAGCCGTCAGGACCGCTGTCGCCAGGGGACTCGTGGACTACTACAAGGACGAAGAGCTCGAGGCTCTCTTCAGGGCATACGACAGGACCCTCATCATCAACGATGACAGGAGGAAGCTCCCCAAGAAGCCCATGGGACCTGGCGCTCGCGCAAAGAAGCAGAAGTCCTACAGGTGA
- a CDS encoding transmembrane protein, with translation MIYKGTAMDFYMCPEVSDHDHCRYCGDCVPSDQAYCSVECYHKDQAVIRKEKYKDLFWSAAALIGVAVILALGIIF, from the coding sequence ATGATTTATAAGGGAACCGCCATGGATTTTTACATGTGTCCTGAAGTGTCAGACCACGACCACTGCCGCTACTGCGGCGACTGCGTCCCCTCCGACCAGGCCTACTGCTCGGTGGAATGCTATCACAAGGACCAGGCCGTGATCCGCAAGGAGAAGTACAAGGACCTGTTCTGGAGTGCGGCGGCACTGATTGGGGTCGCTGTTATACTCGCATTGGGCATTATATTCTGA
- a CDS encoding thiazole biosynthesis adenylyltransferase ThiF2 — MPKDERFDRMERTEWIDMSRIHGTQVFVAGAGALGNEVVKNLVLAGFRDITVADPDTVERSNLSRCVLFREESVGRNKAEVIAETAAELYPGCRITPIPDVMQRTDLSRFGVLIGCLDSISARLHLNAHARFFGIPYVDGATDGFRGKMQTVFPKGPCLECGMNTTHLDALHRTFSCIPGETVKDPVILSSGITTTAVIAAMCVREVLKIVCGRADLCVPGVSYYDGISGRTEVLETGFRKGCPHHEGEMSE, encoded by the coding sequence ATGCCGAAAGACGAAAGGTTCGACCGCATGGAACGCACTGAGTGGATCGACATGTCCCGCATCCACGGGACCCAGGTCTTCGTAGCTGGTGCGGGTGCCCTCGGCAACGAGGTCGTGAAGAACCTCGTCCTGGCGGGTTTCCGCGACATCACCGTGGCCGACCCCGATACTGTGGAGAGGAGCAACCTCAGCCGCTGTGTCCTTTTCAGGGAGGAATCGGTAGGGAGGAACAAGGCGGAGGTCATCGCCGAGACCGCCGCCGAACTGTATCCCGGATGCAGGATAACACCCATTCCTGACGTCATGCAGAGAACTGATCTGTCCCGCTTCGGAGTCCTCATCGGATGCCTCGATAGCATAAGTGCCAGACTGCATCTGAACGCCCATGCGAGGTTCTTCGGAATACCCTATGTGGACGGTGCCACCGATGGTTTCCGCGGCAAGATGCAGACAGTCTTCCCGAAAGGGCCGTGTCTCGAGTGCGGGATGAACACCACGCATCTCGATGCGCTGCACAGGACCTTTTCGTGCATTCCGGGGGAGACTGTCAAGGACCCGGTTATCCTGTCCTCGGGAATCACGACTACTGCCGTTATTGCGGCCATGTGCGTGAGGGAGGTCTTGAAGATAGTGTGCGGAAGGGCCGATCTGTGTGTCCCGGGAGTGAGCTATTACGATGGAATCTCCGGGAGGACGGAGGTGCTGGAGACGGGATTCCGGAAGGGATGCCCGCATCATGAAGGAGAGATGAGTGAATGA
- a CDS encoding transmembrane protein, whose protein sequence is MSRKPRVDYDYEEERMNLSKEEKQYLNSKARMFKSIIWDIIEYILIFVAVIIIMGYVQTGKIADFNEISKDIGTWLKPGGVLFNAIVGFLPILILKSIGRYFGLGTYGRMIFGIIKCFAIILWLYLVVTGASNSLNLMDSMGEMAIGAGVSVEGINVGLEGLRKYLTLIMLCCVLIPIGEFCGARKKHRRALAKLKSIEEEKAREESS, encoded by the coding sequence ATGAGCAGGAAACCTCGTGTAGACTACGACTACGAAGAAGAGAGGATGAACCTCAGCAAAGAGGAAAAACAGTACCTCAACAGCAAGGCCAGGATGTTCAAGTCGATCATCTGGGATATCATCGAGTACATCCTCATCTTCGTAGCAGTGATCATCATCATGGGTTACGTACAGACCGGAAAGATTGCGGATTTCAACGAAATCAGCAAGGACATAGGCACCTGGCTTAAACCGGGAGGAGTCCTGTTTAACGCCATCGTTGGTTTCCTCCCCATCCTCATTCTAAAGAGTATCGGAAGGTACTTCGGGCTCGGAACCTACGGCAGGATGATCTTCGGAATCATCAAGTGTTTCGCAATCATCCTCTGGCTGTATCTGGTCGTCACCGGAGCATCCAACTCGCTGAACCTCATGGACAGCATGGGTGAGATGGCAATCGGTGCCGGCGTATCTGTCGAAGGAATAAACGTCGGACTTGAGGGACTTAGGAAGTACCTCACTTTGATCATGCTCTGCTGTGTCCTCATTCCCATCGGTGAGTTCTGTGGTGCCCGCAAGAAGCACAGAAGAGCCCTCGCCAAGCTGAAGAGCATCGAGGAAGAGAAAGCAAGGGAAGAGTCTTCCTGA
- a CDS encoding endonuclease IV — translation MIRYGPAGIPLSCKGRTLKDGIEDVHNLALTALEIQMVRPKTYPRPPDEDEEVGKSIKELGPESEFVVAISREGEDLIYDPDECIEETDDLVVMPAGVAACFNDLYALGNMAKRHDVKLSLHTPYYMDLGSDMGSENEEEAIIAGQYFDTLRQAGVILNALDGDIVVTNVGLYDDKKRSREQTDENIYNNIAALTEWWHDMGLKPRLGIEVTGQQDVFGSLEQVLDLCDEFEGLVPVLNFPHYQARTKGSLNTASDFVDLINQFVPYSKDGVYASFSNVEFTPDGNEKWLTPLKKGELRFERLAEALADLKPDMTLISSSPLLEHDAVYMRTLTERVLSKKAAKFLKDKKKQELEASEAPAAAE, via the coding sequence ATGATAAGATACGGTCCCGCCGGAATCCCGCTGTCCTGCAAGGGTCGCACCCTGAAGGACGGAATCGAGGATGTTCACAATCTCGCACTCACTGCACTGGAAATCCAGATGGTCAGGCCCAAGACCTATCCCCGCCCCCCGGACGAGGACGAGGAAGTCGGCAAGTCCATCAAGGAACTCGGTCCCGAGTCCGAGTTCGTCGTAGCCATCTCCAGGGAAGGGGAGGACCTCATCTACGACCCCGATGAGTGCATCGAGGAGACCGACGACCTGGTCGTCATGCCCGCCGGAGTGGCCGCATGCTTCAACGACCTGTATGCGCTCGGCAACATGGCCAAGAGACACGATGTGAAACTCTCGCTCCACACCCCTTACTACATGGACCTCGGATCCGACATGGGTTCCGAGAACGAGGAGGAGGCTATCATCGCCGGACAGTACTTCGACACTCTCAGGCAGGCGGGAGTCATTCTCAACGCCCTCGACGGAGACATCGTGGTCACCAACGTCGGACTCTACGACGACAAGAAGAGGAGCAGGGAGCAGACCGACGAGAACATCTACAACAACATCGCCGCCCTCACCGAGTGGTGGCATGACATGGGACTCAAGCCCCGCCTCGGAATCGAGGTCACCGGACAGCAGGATGTCTTCGGATCCCTCGAGCAGGTCCTCGACCTGTGCGACGAGTTCGAGGGCCTCGTACCCGTCCTCAACTTCCCCCACTACCAGGCCAGGACCAAGGGTTCCCTGAACACCGCGTCCGACTTCGTGGACCTCATCAACCAGTTCGTGCCCTACAGCAAGGACGGGGTCTACGCATCCTTCTCCAACGTGGAGTTCACTCCCGACGGCAACGAGAAATGGCTCACCCCCCTGAAGAAGGGAGAGCTCAGGTTCGAGAGGCTCGCCGAGGCACTGGCGGACCTCAAACCCGATATGACCCTCATCTCCTCCTCGCCCCTGCTGGAACATGACGCAGTCTACATGAGGACCCTCACCGAGAGGGTGCTCTCCAAGAAGGCCGCCAAGTTCCTCAAGGACAAGAAAAAGCAGGAGCTCGAGGCCTCGGAAGCCCCTGCGGCGGCTGAGTGA